The following proteins are co-located in the Neodiprion virginianus isolate iyNeoVirg1 chromosome 6, iyNeoVirg1.1, whole genome shotgun sequence genome:
- the LOC124307975 gene encoding uncharacterized protein LOC124307975: MSANEPTAHSAAEDLSDRSNSSNSESQLHAFKEYGKIKELNLSLNKAKESQPNKSKEFSFNLEGGRRHGISFGSLAAERLTKDLSVALDKPKEFDFQPEKIKDLSSYSLDRSEDTDASLDTTKEYTQNLSRPKECKDVIYSFDGIKDIHFPRESRDGRTKNIHFPLERSKDMNFQKAYSNPPDRIKDFNFALDRMRDTHVGGLALERLRGGSFLDAADYRSSQIQPRDELEAMAIERMRRSHILTSDITPRNLPALLPHQHSITEMQHSQQQQQLQGKSFTIDSILGLRNNQREKSQRSQQHPYRRHQGQETSAKNGSSGSGSVNSGKLKRVRTIFTAEQLERLEGEFARQQYMVGPERLYLAHALKLTEAQVKVWFQNRRIKWRKLHHEQQSQRLHELHSHFSPEQEVEDSNENTDCQDAFKPDCPRALFGQNFHGEVENNRASNT, translated from the exons ATGAGCGCGAATGAGCCGACGGCGCACTCGGCGGCCGAAGATCTTTCGGACAGGAGTAACAGCAGTAATTCGGAGAGTCAACTTCACGCATTTAAGGAATACGGAAAAATTAAGGAGCTGAACCTGTCACTGAACAAGGCGAAAGAATCACAGCCAAATAAATCAAAGGAATTTAGTTTCAACTTGGAAGGCGGTCGACGGCACGGAATTTCATTCGGGAGTTTGGCCGCTGAGAGATTGACGAAGGACCTATCCGTGGCGCTGGATAAACCGAAAGAGTTTGACTTCCAGCCTGAGAAAATCAAGGACCTGTCCAGCTACTCGTTGGACAGGTCCGAGGACACCGACGCATCGCTGGACACGACGAAGGAGTACACGCAGAACTTGAGCAGACCGAAGGAATGCAAGGACGTCATATACAGTTTCGACGGGATAAAGGATATCCACTTCCCGAGGGAGAGCAGAGACGGCAGAACGAAGAATATCCACTTTCCCTTGGAAAGGAGCAAAGATATGAACTTCCAAAAGGCGTACAGCAACCCCCCCGACAGAATAAAGGACTTTAACTTCGCCCTGGACCGAATGCGAGACACACACGTCGGCGGACTCGCTCTGGAACGGCTCCGCGGCGGTTCTTTCCTCGATGCCGCTGACTACAGAAGTTCCCAAATTCAGCCCAGGGACGAACTCGAGGCGATGGCGATCGAAAGGATGCGTCGTTCCCATATACTCACCTCGGATATCACACCTCGGAATTTACCGGCCCTTCTTCCTCATCAGCACTCGATTACCGAGATGCAGCAttcgcagcagcagcagcagctacAGGGAAAGTCGTTCACGATCGACTCCATTCTTGGACTTCGGAATAACCAGCGGGAGAAATCGCAGCGAAGCCAGCAACACCCGTACAGAAGACATCAAG GGCAGGAAACCTCCGCGAAAAACGGATCTTCGGGGTCTGGCTCAGTCAACAGTGGAAAGCTGAAGAGGGTGCGAACCATCTTCACGGCCGAGCAGCTGGAGCGTCTTGAGGGCGAATTTGCCAGACAACAGTACATGGTTGGACCTGAGCGGCTTTACCTTGCACACGCGTTAAAATTGACAGAGGCGCAAGTGAAGGTCTGGTTTCAGAACCGACGTATAAAGTGGAGGAAACTGCACCACGAGCAACAAAGCCAACGCCTTCACGAGCTTCACTCACATTTCTCGCCGGAACAGGAAGTCGAGGATAGCAACGAAAATACCGACTGCCAAGACGCTTTTAAGCCAGATTGTCCCAGGGCATTATTCGGGCAGAATTTTCACGGAGAGGTTGAAAATAACCGTGCATCGAACACGtag